A region from the Triticum aestivum cultivar Chinese Spring chromosome 3D, IWGSC CS RefSeq v2.1, whole genome shotgun sequence genome encodes:
- the LOC123075866 gene encoding probable Histone-lysine N-methyltransferase ATXR5 yields MAPLAPSTAAAAAASSPELRRKRTAAAPPPRSPPEPRRFCSISDVMRRARPVDAPPPLARARHVMALCGACGAGDRDEELLLCDICDRARHTFCLRPILPAVPLGSWLCPDCAPTSIIRFPLKQSKIVDFFRIEKAAEGGAVRPAKCGLSQDAKRRKRRSLVMHKKKRRLLPFVPTADRVRRLEQMASAATALTSSKMEFSNELTYVPSMAPISANQAKLEEGGMQVLSKEDKETIELCRSMLKRGECPPLLVVFDSHEGFTVQADAYIKDLTFLTEYAGDVDYLKNRENDGCDSIMTLLSPADPSQKLVICPDKRGNIARFINGINNHTPDGKKKQNIKCVRYDIDGECHVLLVACRDIARGEKLYYDYNGHEYAYPTHHFV; encoded by the exons ATGGCACCCCTCGCgccgtcgacggcggcggcggcggcggcgagctcgccggagctgcggcggaagcggacggcggcggcgcccccgccccgctcgccgccggagccgcgccgcttCTGCTCGATCTCCGACGTGATGCGCCGGGCGCGCCCCGTCgacgcgccgccgcccctcgcccgcgCCCGCCACGTGATGGCCCTCTGCGGGGCCTGCGGCGCCGGGGACCGCGACGAGGAGCTGCTGCTCTGCGACATCTGCGACCGCGCCCGCCACACCTTCTGCCTCCGCCCCATCCTCCCCGCCGTCCCGCTCGGCTCCTGGCTCTGCCCCGACTGCGCCCCGACCTCCATCATTC GTTTCCCGTTGAAGCAGAGCAAGATCGTGGATTTCTTCCGGATCGAGAAGGCCGCGGAGGGCGGCGCTGTCCGGCCGGCAAAGTGCGGGCTTTCTCAGG ATGCTAAGAGGCGAAAGAGACGATCTCTTGTTATGCACAAGAAGAAGAGGAGGCTACTGCCATTTGTGCCCACTGCAGATAGAGTTCGAAGGCTTGAACAGATGGCTTCTGCAGCCACTGCATTGACCTCTTCGAAAATGGAATTCAGTAATGAGCTGACTTATGTGCCGAGTATGGCCCCTATATCTGCCAATCAAGCAAAACTGGAGGAAGGTGGTATGCAG GTTCTTTCGAAAGAGGACAAAGAAACTATTGAACTTTGCAGAAGCATGTTGAAAAGAGGAGAATGCCCTCCTCTTCTGGTGGTTTTTGATTCCCATGAGGG CTTCACTGTGCAGGCTGATGCATATATTAAGGATCTCACATTCTTAACTGAATACGCTGGCGATGTTGATTATTTAAAGAACAGGGAAAATGATGGCTGTGATAGTATAATGACCCTTCTATCACCAGCGGATCCTTCCCAGAAGCTTGTCATCTGCCCTGACAAACGTGGAAACATCGCCCGCTTTATTAACGGCATCAACAACCACACTCC TGATGGAAAGAAAAAGCAGAACATCAAGTGTGTGAGGTACGACATCGACGGCGAGTGCCATGTCTTGCTGGTCGCCTGCCGTGATATAGCTCGTGGTGAGAAGCTGTACTACGACTACAACGGGCATGAGTATGCGTACCCAACGCATCATTTCGTCTAA